The following are encoded together in the Capsulimonas corticalis genome:
- a CDS encoding DNA polymerase III subunit alpha: MALMNYSASAMNGGCAGLLIKRQTRPMFIHLHVHSPFSFLDGASSIEDLVRRAAQQGMGALALTDHNSLTAAIKFHRCCADYGIKPIFGTELTLDDGSHLTLLAASRTGYGNICHLLSLAYAHGGRLSPALPWALLSLYSESVICLSGCRQGKISQQILNHRYDDALVTARHLKAVFGDNLFIELQDDLAPHALRLCRELVLLAKRIGVRYVATNNVHYATPEDLIAHDVKRCIAHNITFGEAHAARPFNNQRYLKGAWEMANLYCWCPEAISNTMVIANLCAQDGIMPIDEEITPAYPTPDGIATSQHLRALSYAGAKRRYGAIDRRVSKRLDEELLLLNTLGYADFVLHTGRIVAWARSQNITVTGRGSGADSIICYSLGLTDIDVVARNLPVARWVAPGKKPDIDIDFEAKRRDEVFRWIAQTYGAENVALCCTYATYWSKGALRDVGKALALPTPALKWFTKHISGFMPATEIKAAFERNPELRGYASLASRFELLFTLCGKIGGHPRHLGSHSSGVVISRMALSQLNVVTPSARGVLPIIMLDKDDVEDMGAVKLDILSLPILGVVGDAARDIQRSEREFNYDLIPKNDLATYRMLWTGSNMGAFQLGSPAQAALATQLHPADFEHLVASIGLIRPGPIKSRAVKKYIAYRNGYARIEYLHPALQPILERTYGVCCFQEQVSYIIAVMLGVNDAQAEVWRKRLTKHARAGTMREARTEFVLRSRQIHHDLSLDNANFIMDELEGWSSLGFVEGHSASFALTGQKTAYMICHHPIQYYAALLSNQPCGFYAPQSVASEARRRGAQILQLDINDSALACTTDEAVTAIRLGFCLVSGMREADIAAILAARDHGVFRSLLDFCARVPLRRDLLESLLLCGAFDALHEHRRGLLWRLDETLAKAQSIRASAQQSAQQRLDIRMVGADATPIAWDIEDFSDWEKLLWEWRVVSVTTSCHPMAHLRPALAAHSIVTAHEAMQLKTGMKATVAGLNIRPHRPPAKSGGRHLFCTIEDESAYLQAAFYGNAIENNMATILLSPAIIVRGRMVRKGLGCSIEVEQAWPLSVQEFQPLATQEVMAIRHKISVLRLEAP, translated from the coding sequence ATGGCGCTTATGAATTACAGCGCATCGGCGATGAATGGCGGCTGCGCGGGATTGCTGATTAAAAGGCAAACCCGCCCCATGTTTATTCATCTTCATGTGCATAGTCCTTTCTCGTTTCTGGACGGCGCATCGTCAATTGAAGATTTAGTGCGCCGCGCCGCGCAGCAAGGCATGGGCGCGCTGGCGCTGACCGATCATAATTCCCTGACCGCCGCGATTAAGTTTCATCGCTGCTGCGCGGATTACGGCATCAAGCCGATTTTCGGCACGGAACTCACCCTTGATGACGGCTCGCATCTCACGCTGCTGGCGGCATCGCGCACCGGCTATGGCAATATCTGCCATTTGCTATCGCTGGCCTATGCGCATGGCGGGCGTCTGTCACCGGCGCTGCCCTGGGCGCTGCTGTCGCTTTACAGCGAAAGTGTAATCTGTTTATCCGGCTGCCGCCAGGGGAAGATCAGCCAGCAAATTCTCAATCATCGCTATGATGATGCGCTGGTAACGGCGCGGCATCTCAAAGCCGTCTTCGGCGATAACCTGTTTATCGAACTGCAAGATGATCTGGCCCCGCATGCCTTACGGCTGTGCCGCGAACTCGTCTTGCTGGCAAAGCGCATCGGTGTGCGTTACGTAGCCACCAATAATGTGCATTACGCCACCCCCGAGGATCTGATCGCCCATGATGTGAAGCGATGCATCGCTCATAACATTACCTTCGGCGAGGCCCATGCCGCGCGGCCCTTCAATAACCAGCGCTATTTAAAAGGCGCATGGGAAATGGCGAACCTGTATTGCTGGTGTCCCGAGGCGATCAGCAATACGATGGTCATTGCCAACCTCTGCGCACAAGACGGCATTATGCCGATCGATGAAGAAATCACGCCCGCTTATCCCACACCGGACGGCATCGCGACCAGCCAGCATCTACGGGCGCTATCCTATGCCGGGGCCAAACGGCGCTATGGCGCGATTGACCGGCGCGTCAGCAAACGGCTCGACGAAGAACTGCTGCTGCTCAATACGCTCGGCTATGCTGATTTTGTGCTGCATACGGGCCGGATTGTGGCGTGGGCGCGCAGCCAGAATATCACCGTCACCGGACGCGGCTCCGGGGCGGATTCGATTATCTGTTACAGCCTGGGCCTGACGGATATTGATGTCGTGGCGCGCAATCTGCCGGTGGCGCGCTGGGTCGCGCCCGGCAAAAAGCCCGATATTGATATCGATTTTGAAGCCAAACGGCGCGATGAAGTCTTTCGCTGGATCGCGCAAACCTATGGCGCGGAGAATGTCGCGCTCTGCTGCACCTATGCGACCTATTGGAGCAAGGGCGCGCTGCGCGATGTCGGCAAGGCGCTGGCCCTCCCCACCCCGGCGCTAAAATGGTTTACCAAGCATATCTCTGGATTCATGCCGGCAACAGAAATCAAAGCCGCCTTTGAACGCAATCCCGAACTGCGCGGCTATGCGTCCCTAGCCTCCCGCTTTGAATTGCTCTTTACCCTCTGCGGCAAAATCGGCGGGCATCCCCGGCATCTTGGCAGCCATTCTTCCGGCGTCGTGATCAGCCGTATGGCGCTGTCACAGTTGAATGTCGTTACGCCCTCGGCGCGCGGCGTGCTGCCGATCATCATGCTTGATAAAGATGATGTGGAAGACATGGGGGCGGTCAAGCTGGATATTCTATCGCTGCCGATCCTGGGCGTCGTGGGGGATGCGGCGCGCGATATTCAGCGCAGCGAACGGGAATTTAATTATGACCTGATTCCCAAAAACGATCTGGCAACCTACCGGATGCTCTGGACCGGCAGCAATATGGGGGCGTTTCAGCTGGGGTCACCCGCGCAAGCGGCGCTCGCCACCCAATTGCATCCGGCGGATTTTGAGCATTTGGTTGCCAGCATCGGCCTGATCCGGCCTGGGCCGATCAAATCGCGCGCCGTCAAAAAATACATCGCCTACCGCAACGGCTATGCCCGCATCGAATATCTGCATCCGGCGCTGCAACCGATCTTGGAACGCACTTACGGCGTGTGCTGCTTCCAAGAACAAGTCTCCTATATCATCGCTGTGATGCTGGGGGTCAATGACGCGCAAGCCGAAGTTTGGCGCAAGCGTCTGACCAAGCATGCCCGCGCTGGCACGATGCGCGAAGCGCGCACGGAATTTGTGCTGAGATCGCGTCAGATTCATCATGACTTGTCGCTTGATAATGCTAATTTCATCATGGATGAATTAGAAGGCTGGTCTAGCCTGGGCTTTGTCGAAGGCCATTCCGCAAGCTTTGCGCTGACGGGGCAGAAGACGGCCTATATGATCTGCCACCACCCCATCCAGTATTACGCCGCCCTGCTCTCTAACCAGCCATGCGGTTTCTATGCGCCGCAATCGGTCGCCTCCGAAGCGCGGCGGCGCGGCGCGCAGATTCTACAGCTGGATATTAATGACAGCGCCCTGGCCTGCACGACCGATGAGGCCGTGACTGCCATTCGTCTTGGCTTTTGTCTGGTGAGCGGGATGCGTGAAGCAGACATCGCCGCAATCCTGGCCGCACGCGATCACGGCGTTTTCCGCAGCCTGCTGGATTTTTGCGCGCGTGTGCCGCTGCGCCGCGATCTGCTCGAAAGCCTGCTGCTCTGCGGTGCGTTTGACGCGCTGCATGAACACCGGCGCGGCTTGCTGTGGCGACTCGATGAAACGCTCGCCAAAGCCCAATCCATCCGCGCCAGCGCGCAGCAAAGCGCACAACAAAGGTTGGATATTCGCATGGTCGGCGCGGATGCGACGCCGATTGCTTGGGATATAGAAGACTTTTCGGATTGGGAGAAGCTGTTGTGGGAATGGCGCGTGGTGTCGGTGACGACAAGCTGCCACCCCATGGCGCATCTGCGCCCGGCGCTGGCTGCGCACAGCATCGTCACCGCGCATGAAGCGATGCAACTCAAAACCGGCATGAAGGCGACGGTAGCCGGTTTGAACATCCGCCCGCATCGTCCCCCCGCCAAATCCGGCGGCAGGCATCTGTTCTGCACAATCGAAGATGAAAGCGCCTATCTACAAGCCGCGTTTTACGGCAACGCCATCGAAAACAATATGGCGACGATCCTATTGTCTCCCGCCATCATCGTGCGGGGCCGCATGGTCCGCAAGGGCTTGGGCTGCTCCATAGAAGTTGAACAGGCATGGCCGCTGAGCGTTCAGGAATTTCAGCCACTGGCTACTCAGGAAGTTATGGCGATAAGACACAAAATTAGCGTGCTTCGACTGGAAGCACCCTAA
- a CDS encoding GNAT family N-acetyltransferase — protein MDNSELIGNIVRLVPLKIGDISDLEAIGKDERIWKFLVEHPVSTEEFVNYVHQCIEEYYDGLGLSYVIRRRQDDLAVGVIRLFEYSRLHDKASFITWVTPSVWRTGINTESKFLLLTHAFENLNLIRVNFKVDFRNVRSQRAINRIGATLEGKLRMNTKISIDNRRDDFIYSIIAPEWPTVKERIINLLDLYRS, from the coding sequence ATGGATAACTCCGAACTAATTGGCAATATCGTTCGGCTTGTTCCACTCAAAATAGGCGATATAAGTGATTTAGAGGCTATTGGCAAGGATGAAAGAATTTGGAAATTTCTTGTAGAGCATCCGGTCTCAACAGAAGAATTCGTCAACTATGTTCATCAATGCATAGAAGAATATTATGATGGATTAGGATTAAGTTATGTTATTCGCAGGCGACAAGATGATCTTGCAGTTGGTGTTATTAGGCTTTTTGAATATTCGCGGTTACATGATAAAGCTTCGTTTATAACCTGGGTTACTCCGTCAGTTTGGCGTACGGGAATTAACACTGAAAGCAAGTTTTTACTTTTAACGCATGCTTTTGAAAACTTAAATCTTATCAGGGTAAATTTCAAAGTTGACTTTCGTAACGTTCGTAGTCAGCGTGCTATTAATAGAATTGGCGCAACTTTGGAAGGTAAACTCAGAATGAATACAAAAATTTCAATAGATAATCGACGCGATGATTTCATCTACAGTATAATCGCCCCCGAATGGCCGACTGTCAAAGAAAGAATTATTAATCTCTTGGATTTATATCGTAGTTAA
- a CDS encoding SOS response-associated peptidase family protein, whose amino-acid sequence MCKHHNIAISAKDIADQLSLFGNLGAVDDLLPSYRVAPTRSIAAIVNADGMHAFEAMKWGGVTNRGRGKSTFKAFNAISEEITHKPFFRGAWAGGQRCLIPAAEFLYGAG is encoded by the coding sequence ATGTGCAAACATCATAATATTGCGATCAGTGCGAAGGATATTGCGGATCAGCTCAGCTTGTTTGGCAACCTTGGTGCGGTGGATGATTTACTGCCCAGCTACCGCGTAGCCCCGACGCGATCCATTGCGGCCATCGTTAATGCGGATGGAATGCATGCCTTCGAGGCCATGAAGTGGGGGGGTGTCACAAATCGGGGCCGCGGCAAGTCAACCTTCAAAGCTTTCAATGCGATCAGCGAAGAAATTACCCACAAACCTTTCTTTCGCGGCGCGTGGGCTGGCGGGCAGCGATGTCTTATTCCAGCCGCCGAATTTTTGTACGGGGCGGGTTGA
- a CDS encoding AlbA family DNA-binding domain-containing protein, giving the protein MDFIDWCHIVLDKTIEAYDSDPQASYSGVHVTDISKVLFDKGTHELSDENEMQSFVDALSALKECGFIYEKRRQWISVNRSGRDFIKNPIPFWESICAIQLQEREAAVLNATNNLSPKSTNRYAWLTFPKTDDMLAELNLNDDTSYFAIGRELADQHKLLKLYRSMDSIYGYAATYKGLIWQTRRDITSETKRLDELVAEWETTSVDFKRELKLDTASEKAEFIKDVIALANTQASGKRYLIIGFDDKTRNYHTPVSGSISSNRIEQILANHTKPMINVKYQAINYKGGTVGQIEILRNAIDIPYKVSKSIGDKKRVNEGDIFVRHGTQIEPPTPGELSAIEEEAAYAKSIKYNAGGS; this is encoded by the coding sequence TTGGATTTTATAGACTGGTGTCACATTGTTTTAGATAAAACAATAGAAGCTTATGATAGTGATCCACAGGCAAGCTATAGTGGCGTACATGTAACAGACATAAGCAAAGTCCTATTTGATAAAGGCACACACGAACTCTCAGACGAAAATGAAATGCAGTCTTTTGTAGACGCATTATCGGCTTTAAAGGAATGTGGTTTTATTTACGAAAAGCGGCGACAGTGGATTTCCGTCAACCGCAGCGGACGTGATTTTATAAAAAATCCAATACCATTTTGGGAAAGCATTTGCGCGATACAATTACAAGAACGCGAAGCCGCTGTACTGAATGCAACGAATAATTTAAGCCCAAAAAGCACAAATAGATATGCTTGGCTCACTTTTCCAAAAACCGATGATATGTTGGCAGAGCTTAATTTGAATGACGATACGTCCTATTTTGCAATAGGCAGAGAGCTGGCAGATCAGCATAAACTGCTCAAACTATATCGCTCTATGGATTCGATTTATGGTTACGCTGCAACTTACAAGGGCCTTATTTGGCAAACCCGACGCGATATCACTTCAGAAACAAAAAGGCTTGATGAGCTTGTTGCAGAATGGGAAACAACGAGCGTAGATTTTAAACGCGAACTAAAATTAGATACAGCGAGCGAAAAAGCGGAATTTATAAAAGATGTAATAGCACTTGCTAACACGCAAGCAAGCGGAAAAAGATATTTAATTATTGGCTTTGACGATAAAACACGCAACTATCATACTCCTGTCTCTGGCAGCATATCCTCAAACCGGATAGAGCAAATCCTTGCTAATCATACAAAACCAATGATTAATGTAAAATATCAGGCCATAAACTATAAAGGCGGCACTGTTGGCCAAATAGAAATTCTCAGGAACGCAATAGATATTCCATATAAAGTTAGCAAATCGATCGGCGATAAGAAACGTGTAAACGAGGGAGATATATTTGTTCGTCACGGCACGCAGATAGAGCCACCAACCCCAGGCGAGCTTTCAGCCATAGAGGAAGAAGCGGCTTATGCAAAGTCTATCAAGTATAATGCCGGCGGATCTTGA